One Phocoena sinus isolate mPhoSin1 chromosome 14, mPhoSin1.pri, whole genome shotgun sequence genomic region harbors:
- the LOC116765169 gene encoding myosin regulatory light polypeptide 9 isoform X2: protein MSSKRAKTKTTKKRPQRATSNVFAMFDQSQIQEFKEAFNMIDQNRDGFIDKEDLHDMLASLGKNPTDEYLDAMMNEAPGPINFTMFLTMFGEKLNGTDPEDVIRNAFACFDEEATGTIQEDYLRELLTTMGDRFTDEEVDELYREAPIDKKGNFNYIEFTRILKHGAKDKDD from the exons ATGTCGAGCAAAAGAGCAAAGACCAAGACCACCAAGAAGCGCCCCCAGCGCGCAACCTCCAATGTGTTTGCCATGTTTGACCAGTCACAGATTCAGGAGTTCAAGGAGGCCTTCAACATGATCGATCAGAACAGAGATGGTTTCATCGACAAGGAAGACTTGCATGATATGCTTGCCTCCCTGG GGAAAAATCCAACTGATGAGTATCTGGATGCCATGATGAATGAGGCTCCAGGTCCCATAAATTTTACCATGTTTCTCACGATGTTTGGTGAAAAGTTAAATGGCACCGATCCAGAAGATGTCATCAGAAATGCTTTTGCTTGCTTTGATGAAGAAGCAACTG GCACCATTCAGGAGGATTACCTGCGAGAGCTGCTGACCACAATGGGAGATcggtttacagatgaggaagtggacGAGCTGTACAGAGAAGCACCTATCGACAAAAAGGGGAATTTCAATTACATTGAGTTCACACGCATCCTTAAACATGGAGCAAAAGACAAAGATGACTGA
- the LOC116765169 gene encoding myosin regulatory light polypeptide 9 isoform X1, giving the protein MWCNQGKNDLTATMSSKRAKTKTTKKRPQRATSNVFAMFDQSQIQEFKEAFNMIDQNRDGFIDKEDLHDMLASLGKNPTDEYLDAMMNEAPGPINFTMFLTMFGEKLNGTDPEDVIRNAFACFDEEATGTIQEDYLRELLTTMGDRFTDEEVDELYREAPIDKKGNFNYIEFTRILKHGAKDKDD; this is encoded by the exons ATGTGGTGTAATCAAGGAAAGAAT GATTTAACCGCCACCATGTCGAGCAAAAGAGCAAAGACCAAGACCACCAAGAAGCGCCCCCAGCGCGCAACCTCCAATGTGTTTGCCATGTTTGACCAGTCACAGATTCAGGAGTTCAAGGAGGCCTTCAACATGATCGATCAGAACAGAGATGGTTTCATCGACAAGGAAGACTTGCATGATATGCTTGCCTCCCTGG GGAAAAATCCAACTGATGAGTATCTGGATGCCATGATGAATGAGGCTCCAGGTCCCATAAATTTTACCATGTTTCTCACGATGTTTGGTGAAAAGTTAAATGGCACCGATCCAGAAGATGTCATCAGAAATGCTTTTGCTTGCTTTGATGAAGAAGCAACTG GCACCATTCAGGAGGATTACCTGCGAGAGCTGCTGACCACAATGGGAGATcggtttacagatgaggaagtggacGAGCTGTACAGAGAAGCACCTATCGACAAAAAGGGGAATTTCAATTACATTGAGTTCACACGCATCCTTAAACATGGAGCAAAAGACAAAGATGACTGA